The following coding sequences lie in one Arachis stenosperma cultivar V10309 chromosome 5, arast.V10309.gnm1.PFL2, whole genome shotgun sequence genomic window:
- the LOC130979926 gene encoding patatin-like protein 2: MAGLNSPSKLPPPSVGKLLTVLSIDGGGIKGLIPAVVLHCLEGELKKLDGEQARIADYFDVIAGTSTGGLITAMLGAPDANANNPRPKFTTEDIKNFYIDDGAKIFPPNTPTPNSGPKYDGKFLHDTLKEELGSTRLVQSFSNLVIPTFDVLRLRPTIFSKFKAEEDEFKYLNGLLSDISIATSAAPTYLPAHCFTSEDGNKEFNMIDGGAAAGNPVLVSLSELGQEKMKHPELYPMMDRADDCSNILLLSLGCGVQPPVAAPGWDVATVNQWNLIQWMAEFDASFNLKTSPMLDIIGAATTSVVEYYAYSLFKARNAERNYLRVQTDTLTPDMDKMDNADPINLQNLVDVAKKMIEGNVKKINPVTFQLEPIDDTTTYKQELIRYAKILSDERKGRIAKLGSKKY; encoded by the exons ATGGCTGGACTAAACTCACCATCAAAGCTACCACCTCCATCAGTGGGAAAGTTACTAACTGTCCTCAGCATTGATGGAGGTGGCATAAAAGGACTCATCCCTGCTGTTGTTCTTCACTGCCTTGAGGGAGAGCTTAAG AAACTTGATGGAGAGCAGGCAAGAATTGCAGACTATTTTGATGTGATTGCAGGAACAAGCACTGGTGGCCTCATTACAGCAATGTTGGGTGCCCCAGATGCCAATGCAAACAACCCTCGTCCAAAATTTACTACTGAAGatatcaaaaatttttatatcgACGACGGTGCCAAAATTTTCCCTCCTAACACTCCTACTCCTAATTCTGGGCCCAAATATGATGGAAAATTTTTACACGATACTTTGAAAGAAGAATTGGGATCAACTCGATTGGTTCAATCATTCTCCAATCTTGTGATTCCAACCTTTGATGTATTACGACTTAGGCCTACTATTTTCTCAAAGTTTAAGgctgaagaagatgaattcaAATACTTGAATGGACTGCTGTCAGATATAAGCATAGCAACTTCAGCTGCACCCACATATCTCCCAGCACATTGTTTTACCTCTGAAGATGGTAACAAAGAATTTAATATGATTGATGGGGGTGCAGCTGCCGGTAATCCG GTATTGGTGTCTCTGAGTGAATTAGGACAAGAGAAGATGAAACATCCAGAATTATACCCAATGATGGACAGAGCAGATGACTGCTCCAATATCCTGTTGCTGTCTCTGGGTTGTGGAGTTCAACCGCCGGTGGCTGCGCCGGGATGGGACGTTGCCACAGTAAATCAATGGAATCTAATACAATGGATGGCTGAATTTGATGCATCTTTTAACCTAAAAACATCTCCTATGTTGGACATTATCGGTGCTGCAACAACAAGCGTAGTGGAGTATTATGCTTATAGTCTCTTTAAAGCTCGTAATGCTGAGCGCAATTACCTTCGAGTTCAG ACAGATACTCTGACCCCAGATATGGATAAGATGGACAATGCAGACCCGATTAACTTGCAGAATCTGGTGGATGTTGCGAAGAAGATGATAGAAGGAAACGTTAAAAAAATCAATCCAGTAACTTTCCAACTCGAACCCATCGATGATACTACTACGTATAAACAGGAGCTTATACG CTATGCTAAGATTCTGTCCGACGAGAGGAAGGGTCGAATCGCTAAATTGGGATCCAAGAAATATTAG
- the LOC130981968 gene encoding heat shock factor protein HSF8-like isoform X1 produces the protein MDATTSGGDGAGGGSTNGATPAPVPIPNANAPPPFLSKTYDMVDDPSTDAIVSWSATNNSFVVWNPPEFARDLLPKYFKHNNFSSFVRQLNTYGFRKVDPDRWEFANEGFLRGQKHLLRNITRRKPAHGHHQQSQQSHVQNSSVGACVEVGKFGLEEEVERLKRDKNVLMQELVRLKQQQQTTDGQLQTMVQRLQGMEQRQQQMMSFLAKAVQSPGFFAQFVQQQNENNRRISEVNKKRRLKQEGIAETDSAAAPDGQIVKYQPLINDSAKAMLRQIMKWDTSRAESFSKDPDNYLIGDGSSSSSGAMDSGSSSSWTSGVTLQEVPPTSVQSSHVPITPGAPGHVPSAAKPEIQSLPQAGVPEKVTRVGASDIPSIHVPQADVIMPDLAPIDEIESGSMLGIPEDNYMAPEAGDEGFMDPDSLGVSGSFPIDFEGISPDADLDDFLGNPSIWDDLLQTPVQEDTETDIEASKVNEVQPAENGWDKTQHLDQLTKQMGHLSSEAK, from the exons ATGGATGCGACTACCAGCGGTGGAGATGGCGCTGGCGGAGGAAGCACTAACGGGGCCACGCCGGCGCCGGTACCGATTCCGAACGCGAACGCGCCGCCGCCGTTCCTGAGCAAGACGTACGACATGGTGGACGACCCTTCAACGGACGCCATCGTGTCGTGGAGCGCTACGAACAACAGCTTTGTGGTTTGGAACCCACCGGAATTCGCGAGAGACCTTTTGCCGAAATACTTCAAGCACAACAACTTTTCCAGCTTCGTTAGACAGCTCAACACTTAT GGTTTTAGGAAGGTTGATCCAGATCGATGGGAATTTGCAAATGAGGGCTTTTTGAGGGGCCAAAAGCACTTGCTTAGGAATATAACACGAAGAAAACCTGCCCATGGTCATCATCAACAATCTCAGCAATCACATGTACAAAATTCATCAGTAGGGGCATGCGTAGAAGTTGGTAAGTTTGGGCTCGAGGAAGAGGTTGAGAGGCTTAAAAGAGACAAAAATGTGCTCATGCAGGAACTTGTCAGGCTGAAGCAGCAACAACAGACCACTGATGGCCAACTGCAAACAATGGTTCAACGCCTTCAGGGCATGGAGCAAAGACAACAACAAATGATGTCATTCCTTGCTAAAGCCGTACAGAGCCCTGGCTTCTTTGCGCAGTTCGTACAACAGCAAAATGAGAATAATAGGCGTATAAGTGAAGTCAACAAAAAGCGCCGGCTCAAGCAAGAAGGTATTGCTGAAACTGACTCTGCTGCTGCTCCTGATGGGCAAATTGTTAAGTATCAACCTCTGATTAACGATTCAGCAAAAGCAATGCTAAGACAGATCATGAAAtgggatacttctcgagcagaATCTTTTAGTAAAGACCCTGATAATTACCTGATTGGTGATGGTTCGTCATCCTCATCTGGTGCGATGGACAGTGGCAGCTCCTCAAGCTGGACCTCTGGAGTAACACTTCAGGAGGTCCCGCCAACTTCAGTGCAGTCTTCTCATGTTCCAATTACTCCGGGGGCTCCAGGGCATGTTCCCTCAGCTGCCAAACCTGAAATTCAATCTTTACCACAGGCTGGAGTTCCTGAAAAGGTTACAAGGGTTGGAGCATCTGACATACCTTCTATCCATGTTCCTCAAGCAGATGTCATCATGCCTGATCTTGCACCAATAGATGAAATAGAGTCTGGAAGTATGCTTGGTATTCCGGAAGATAATTATATGGCTCCTGAAGCTGGTGATGAGGGATTTATGGATCCTGATTCATTGGGGGTTAGTGGATCATTTCCCATTGATTTTGAAGGAATTTCACCTGATGCGGACCTTGATGACTTCTTAGGAAATCCATCTATTTGGGATGACCTTTTGCAAACCCCAGTGCAAGAGGATACTGAGACTGATATTGAAGCTTCCAAAGTTAATGAGGTGCAACCAGCCGAAAATGGTTGGGATAAAACTCAACATTTGGATCAACTTACAAAGCAGATGGGTCATCTTTCTTCTGAAGCAAAATAG
- the LOC130981968 gene encoding heat shock factor protein HSF8-like isoform X2, producing the protein MEQKRKIDKESSSQGFRKVDPDRWEFANEGFLRGQKHLLRNITRRKPAHGHHQQSQQSHVQNSSVGACVEVGKFGLEEEVERLKRDKNVLMQELVRLKQQQQTTDGQLQTMVQRLQGMEQRQQQMMSFLAKAVQSPGFFAQFVQQQNENNRRISEVNKKRRLKQEGIAETDSAAAPDGQIVKYQPLINDSAKAMLRQIMKWDTSRAESFSKDPDNYLIGDGSSSSSGAMDSGSSSSWTSGVTLQEVPPTSVQSSHVPITPGAPGHVPSAAKPEIQSLPQAGVPEKVTRVGASDIPSIHVPQADVIMPDLAPIDEIESGSMLGIPEDNYMAPEAGDEGFMDPDSLGVSGSFPIDFEGISPDADLDDFLGNPSIWDDLLQTPVQEDTETDIEASKVNEVQPAENGWDKTQHLDQLTKQMGHLSSEAK; encoded by the exons ATGGAGCAGAAGAGGAAAATTGACAAAGAAAGCAGTTCTCAG GGTTTTAGGAAGGTTGATCCAGATCGATGGGAATTTGCAAATGAGGGCTTTTTGAGGGGCCAAAAGCACTTGCTTAGGAATATAACACGAAGAAAACCTGCCCATGGTCATCATCAACAATCTCAGCAATCACATGTACAAAATTCATCAGTAGGGGCATGCGTAGAAGTTGGTAAGTTTGGGCTCGAGGAAGAGGTTGAGAGGCTTAAAAGAGACAAAAATGTGCTCATGCAGGAACTTGTCAGGCTGAAGCAGCAACAACAGACCACTGATGGCCAACTGCAAACAATGGTTCAACGCCTTCAGGGCATGGAGCAAAGACAACAACAAATGATGTCATTCCTTGCTAAAGCCGTACAGAGCCCTGGCTTCTTTGCGCAGTTCGTACAACAGCAAAATGAGAATAATAGGCGTATAAGTGAAGTCAACAAAAAGCGCCGGCTCAAGCAAGAAGGTATTGCTGAAACTGACTCTGCTGCTGCTCCTGATGGGCAAATTGTTAAGTATCAACCTCTGATTAACGATTCAGCAAAAGCAATGCTAAGACAGATCATGAAAtgggatacttctcgagcagaATCTTTTAGTAAAGACCCTGATAATTACCTGATTGGTGATGGTTCGTCATCCTCATCTGGTGCGATGGACAGTGGCAGCTCCTCAAGCTGGACCTCTGGAGTAACACTTCAGGAGGTCCCGCCAACTTCAGTGCAGTCTTCTCATGTTCCAATTACTCCGGGGGCTCCAGGGCATGTTCCCTCAGCTGCCAAACCTGAAATTCAATCTTTACCACAGGCTGGAGTTCCTGAAAAGGTTACAAGGGTTGGAGCATCTGACATACCTTCTATCCATGTTCCTCAAGCAGATGTCATCATGCCTGATCTTGCACCAATAGATGAAATAGAGTCTGGAAGTATGCTTGGTATTCCGGAAGATAATTATATGGCTCCTGAAGCTGGTGATGAGGGATTTATGGATCCTGATTCATTGGGGGTTAGTGGATCATTTCCCATTGATTTTGAAGGAATTTCACCTGATGCGGACCTTGATGACTTCTTAGGAAATCCATCTATTTGGGATGACCTTTTGCAAACCCCAGTGCAAGAGGATACTGAGACTGATATTGAAGCTTCCAAAGTTAATGAGGTGCAACCAGCCGAAAATGGTTGGGATAAAACTCAACATTTGGATCAACTTACAAAGCAGATGGGTCATCTTTCTTCTGAAGCAAAATAG
- the LOC130979093 gene encoding heat shock factor protein HSF8-like, with translation MSGVSTSGGDDGGGMLVPAPAPMPMPSTNTPPPFLSKTYDMVEDPSTDPIVSWSATNNSFVVWNPPEFARDLLPKYFKHNNFSSFVRQLNTYGFRKVDPDRWEFANEGFLRGQKHLLRTITRRKPAHGHSHQQAPQSHGQSSTVGACVEVGKFGIEEEVERLKRDKNVLMQELVRLRQQQQATDSKMQTMAQRLHGMEQRQQQMMSFLAKAVQSPGFFAQFVQHQSENNRRITEVNKKRRLRPEGISETEPATVPAGQIVKYQPMMNDLAKSMLKQIIKWDASHVDALSKNSDNYLIADDTMTSTWPSGSGVTLQEVSPASLQSSHTPAATGTQGHIPSAAIPDIPSLPQVAAPEKVTKDGSSGAPPIHASQADVIMPDLPPINETETRSNIQMPEENYRGPEKGDEGYMDPNSLGVGASFPIDIEGFSPEIDIDDFLSNPSIWDDLLQTPVPVDIEEDVAKESKGNGVETTENGWDKTQRMDHLTEQMGLLSSDVQKRV, from the exons ATGAGTGGAGTGAGTACCAGCGGTGGAGACGATGGCGGTGGCATGCTCGTGCCGGCGCCGGCACCGATGCCGATGCCGAGCACGAACACGCCGCCGCCGTTCCTGAGCAAGACGTACGACATGGTAGAGGACCCTTCAACGGACCCGATCGTGTCGTGGAGCGCAACGAACAATAGCTTCGTGGTTTGGAACCCACCGGAATTCGCGAGGGACCTTTTGCCGAAATACTTCAAGCACAACAACTTCTCCAGCTTCGTTAGGCAGTTGAACACTTAC GGTTTCAGGAAGGTTGATCCAGATCGCTGGGAATTTGCAAATGAAGGATTTTTGAGGGGCCAAAAGCACTTACTTAGAACTATAACTCGGCGGAAACCTGCCCATGGTCATAGTCATCAACAGGCTCCACAATCACATGGACAGAGTTCAACAGTAGGGGCATGTGTAGAAGTTGGGAAGTTTGGGATTGAGGAAGAGGTTGAGAGACTTAAAAGAGATAAGAACGTCCTCATGCAAGAGCTTGTGAGGTTGCGACAGCAGCAACAGGCCACCGATAGCAAGATGCAGACAATGGCTCAGCGCCTTCATGGAATGGAGCAACGACAACAACAAATGATGTCATTTCTGGCAAAAGCTGTTCAAAGCCCAGGATTCTTTGCTCAGTTTGTGCAACACCAAAGTGAGAACAATAGACGCATAACTGAAGTCAATAAAAAGCGTCGGCTCAGACCGGAAGGCATTTCCGAAACTGAGCCTGCTACTGTTCCTGCTGGACAAATTGTGAAATATCAGCCTATGATGAATGACCTAGCAAAATCAATGCTAAAGCAAATCATCAAATGGGATGCTTCTCATGTCGATGCTCTAAGTAAAAACTCAGATAATTACTTGATTGCCGATGACACCATGACTTCAACCTGGCCTTCTGGTTCTGGGGTAACACTTCAAGAGGTTTCTCCGGCTTCATTGCAGTCCTCCCACACTCCTGCTGCTACAGGGACTCAAGGACACATCCCATCAGCAGCCATACCTGATATTCCGTCTTTACCACAAGTTGCAGCTCCTGAAAAAGTTACAAAGGATGGATCATCAGGGGCACCTCCTATCCATGCTTCTCAAGCAGATGTTATCATGCCTGATCTTCCTCCGATAAATGAGACAGAGACAAGAAGTAATATTCAAATGCCCGAAGAAAATTATAGGGGACCAGAGAAAGGGGACGAGGGATATATGGATCCTAATTCACTGGGAGTTGGTGCGTCATTTCCTATTGATATAGAAGGTTTTTCCCCTGAAATAGACATCGACGATTTCTTATCGAATCCTTCTATCTGGGATGATCTCTTGCAAACTCCAGTGCCCGTGGATATTGAGGAAGATGTTGCCAAAGAGTCCAAGGGTAATGGGGTGGAAACAACAGAAAATGGATGGGACAAAACTCAACGCATGGATCACCTTACTGAGCAGATGGGTCTTCTTTCTTCGGATGTACAAAAGAGAGTTTGA